The Variovorax paradoxus genome window below encodes:
- a CDS encoding NtaA/DmoA family FMN-dependent monooxygenase (This protein belongs to a clade of FMN-dependent monooxygenases, within a broader family of flavin-dependent oxidoreductases, the luciferase-like monooxygenase (LMM) family, some of whose members use coenzyme F420 rather than FMN.) translates to MNAPSRQLRIAAFIMPGFTSQSWRHPALPSDFAFNLAQYVECAQIAERALFDTVFVADSATFPEAPDAVVERMASVSLFEPLTLLTAIAARTQRVGLIYTASVSDYPPALLARQVASLDHLSGGRAGWNLVTTYGPSSRQLGLPADKSEDDSYARAAEFVEVVRGLWDGFEDDAILGDKASGLYADLARIHRLEHDGRYYPGVRGPLRIARPVQGHPVIAQAGASQAGRDFAAQTADLVFCNCLSIESGRAFYADLKGRVAAAGRNPHSLKIMPGCSIVWGETDALATEKFEQIASLFPIGVAVENLMLDLHGHPLDSPFPTDVAPARFSVGHQKEITQFAVANGLTLRQTAQRLAVGNKHRVLVGSTQTIADDLEHWLRTEACDGITLMAPFLAQGYAEFADHVVPELQRRGLFRSAYDGSTLREHLGLPRPPNRWR, encoded by the coding sequence ATGAACGCGCCCAGCCGGCAGCTTCGGATCGCGGCTTTCATCATGCCGGGATTCACCTCGCAATCCTGGCGCCACCCCGCGCTGCCTTCGGATTTCGCCTTCAATCTGGCGCAGTACGTGGAATGCGCGCAGATCGCCGAGCGGGCGCTGTTCGACACCGTGTTCGTCGCCGACAGCGCGACCTTTCCCGAAGCGCCCGACGCAGTGGTCGAGCGCATGGCGTCGGTGAGCCTGTTCGAGCCATTGACGCTGTTGACCGCCATTGCCGCGCGCACGCAGCGCGTGGGCCTGATCTATACCGCAAGCGTGAGCGACTACCCGCCCGCCCTGCTCGCCCGCCAGGTCGCCTCGCTCGACCACCTGAGCGGCGGGCGCGCCGGATGGAACCTGGTGACCACCTATGGCCCGTCCTCGCGACAGCTGGGACTGCCGGCCGACAAGTCCGAGGACGACAGCTATGCGCGCGCGGCGGAGTTCGTCGAGGTCGTCAGGGGCCTGTGGGACGGCTTCGAGGACGACGCCATCCTCGGCGACAAGGCGAGCGGCCTGTATGCCGACCTCGCGCGCATCCATCGGCTCGAGCACGACGGCCGCTACTACCCTGGCGTGCGCGGACCGCTGCGCATCGCGCGTCCCGTGCAGGGCCACCCGGTCATCGCGCAGGCCGGCGCATCGCAGGCTGGCCGCGACTTCGCGGCGCAGACCGCGGACCTCGTCTTCTGCAATTGCCTGTCGATCGAATCGGGCCGCGCGTTCTACGCCGACCTCAAGGGACGCGTGGCAGCGGCTGGCCGCAATCCCCACAGCCTGAAGATCATGCCGGGCTGCAGCATCGTCTGGGGCGAGACCGATGCCCTGGCGACCGAGAAGTTCGAGCAGATCGCGTCGCTGTTTCCCATCGGCGTGGCCGTCGAGAACTTGATGCTGGACCTGCATGGCCATCCGCTGGACAGCCCGTTCCCCACCGACGTGGCGCCCGCGAGGTTCTCGGTCGGGCACCAGAAGGAGATCACGCAGTTCGCGGTCGCCAACGGCCTGACGCTGCGGCAGACCGCGCAGCGCCTGGCCGTCGGCAACAAGCACCGCGTGCTGGTGGGCAGCACGCAGACGATCGCCGACGACCTCGAACACTGGTTGCGCACCGAAGCATGCGACGGCATCACGCTGATGGCGCCGTTCCTCGCGCAAGGCTATGCGGAGTTCGCCGACCACGTGGTGCCCGAGCTGCAGCGGCGCGGGCTGTTCCGCAGCGCCTACGACGGGAGCACCCTGCGCGAGCACCTGGGTTTGCCGCGGCCGCCGAATCGGTGGCGCTGA
- a CDS encoding ABC transporter substrate-binding protein — MKRFLPSRRRAATLLALGSLLPVSLASFAQTASSHALADGASSPLRGGVLRAVVQPEPVTLNPGYNNSYVNGVVATNVLEGLLSYDRNHQAKPGLATRWQVSPDALTLRFDLRQGVTWHDGKPFTSADVRYSALEVWKKVHPIGRNIFADLEDVQTPDDHTAVFRFKRPSLVVLNFLNAQGSPVLPRHLYEGTDVLNNPLNLKPVGTGPFRFKEWRPGQSIELVRNDSYWDAGKPYLDGIVFRIIPDAAARVAALEAGEVDYVPWDSVPLADLERLRASPALRVEYQGYTWQSNYLVLEFNLRHEALSKPEVRHAIAHAIDRPGLTKTVWYGLGTPSTSAIPSTLKPFYTTQDVPQYPFDPALANRLLDQAGYPRKADGVRFAIHIDYAPFNQNFGRHAEYIKQNLKRVGIQVEVRNQDLASYLKRVYTDYDFDIHTTRWAPYIDPQLGGLRQFWSQAISKGTPWQNASGYANPEIDAVIEKIRYAPAQAQRQAAFKDFQRIAQRDLPAMALYEEKNFTVRNQRVRGLSDDADASQAALKNVWLGK, encoded by the coding sequence ATGAAGCGATTCCTGCCCTCGCGCCGTCGCGCCGCGACCCTTCTTGCCCTCGGGTCGCTGCTTCCTGTGTCCCTGGCCTCCTTCGCGCAGACCGCGAGCAGTCACGCGCTGGCGGACGGGGCGTCGTCCCCGCTGCGCGGCGGCGTACTGCGCGCGGTGGTCCAGCCCGAGCCCGTGACCTTGAACCCCGGCTACAACAACTCCTACGTCAATGGCGTCGTCGCCACCAACGTGCTGGAAGGGCTGCTGAGCTACGACAGGAACCACCAGGCCAAGCCCGGCCTGGCTACGCGCTGGCAGGTTTCGCCCGATGCGCTCACGCTGCGCTTCGATCTGCGCCAGGGCGTGACCTGGCACGACGGCAAACCCTTCACCTCGGCCGATGTCCGCTACTCGGCCCTCGAGGTCTGGAAGAAGGTCCATCCGATCGGCCGCAACATCTTCGCCGACCTCGAGGACGTGCAGACGCCCGACGACCATACCGCCGTCTTCCGCTTCAAGCGGCCGTCGCTGGTGGTGCTCAACTTCCTCAATGCGCAGGGCTCCCCCGTGCTGCCGCGCCACCTGTACGAAGGCACCGATGTCCTGAACAACCCGCTCAACCTCAAGCCCGTGGGCACCGGCCCGTTCCGGTTCAAGGAATGGCGACCGGGCCAATCCATCGAGCTGGTGCGCAACGACAGCTACTGGGACGCCGGCAAGCCCTATCTCGACGGCATCGTGTTCCGCATCATTCCCGATGCGGCCGCGCGCGTGGCCGCGCTGGAGGCCGGGGAGGTCGACTATGTGCCCTGGGACAGCGTGCCGCTGGCCGACCTCGAGCGGCTGCGCGCATCGCCTGCTCTACGCGTGGAGTACCAGGGCTACACCTGGCAATCGAACTACCTGGTATTGGAATTCAACCTTCGCCACGAGGCGCTGTCCAAGCCCGAGGTCCGCCATGCCATTGCCCATGCGATCGATCGGCCGGGGCTGACGAAAACCGTCTGGTACGGCCTCGGCACGCCATCCACCAGCGCGATCCCCTCGACGCTCAAGCCCTTCTACACGACGCAGGACGTGCCGCAGTATCCGTTCGACCCGGCCCTGGCCAACCGGCTGCTCGACCAGGCCGGCTACCCGCGCAAGGCCGACGGCGTGCGTTTCGCGATCCACATCGACTATGCGCCGTTCAACCAGAACTTCGGTCGGCACGCCGAGTACATCAAGCAGAACCTCAAGCGTGTCGGCATCCAGGTCGAAGTGCGCAACCAGGACCTCGCGAGCTACCTGAAGCGCGTCTATACCGACTACGACTTCGACATCCACACGACGCGCTGGGCGCCGTACATCGATCCGCAGCTCGGCGGCCTGCGCCAGTTCTGGTCCCAGGCCATCAGCAAGGGCACGCCGTGGCAGAACGCCTCGGGCTATGCGAATCCCGAGATCGACGCGGTGATCGAGAAGATCCGCTATGCCCCGGCGCAGGCGCAGCGCCAAGCTGCCTTCAAGGATTTCCAGCGCATCGCGCAACGCGACCTTCCGGCCATGGCCCTGTACGAGGAGAAGAACTTCACCGTGCGCAACCAGCGAGTGCGCGGTCTCTCGGACGATGCCGATGCATCGCAGGCGGCGCTGAAGAACGTCTGGCTCGGCAAGTGA
- a CDS encoding MmgE/PrpD family protein: protein MNAIDTLIAHVRAHDFDTLPPAAVAAARMFILDTVGVGISGSRHPRMPALRQAARALGDGDAVTVWGSGEKLPFPSAAMLNAYQVFNQEFDAVHDIAVVHAFACIVPAALGFAQREGGVSGKALIAAVALGLDVAIYIALAQRAPMRFFRPAMCGGLGATATLCKLAGMDAETLHDALGLAYSHLSGTMQAHSEGSPAVGLQVGLNARAAVTAFELARAGFPGPRDILEGPFGYFALYDFGQARWSEVAADVGQVFQIERMSHKPYPTGRATHAGVDAVVDLMAAHGFAADDVEAVRVHASALIARLVGRPARRGMDSASAKLSMGFVVATALRKGRVGIEDFDPAALDDATTFELARRIEVVDDGNPNPNALGPQAVEVVLKDGRMLRLEVPHFLGSPGRPLPAADQHAKFMACCASAVPPMPVSRAEALAVALRRLDELEDVRELVALMTVAG from the coding sequence ATGAACGCCATCGACACCCTCATCGCCCACGTGCGCGCGCACGACTTCGACACCCTGCCGCCCGCGGCCGTGGCCGCCGCGCGGATGTTCATCCTCGACACCGTCGGCGTCGGCATCTCCGGCTCCCGGCATCCACGCATGCCGGCGCTGCGGCAGGCGGCGCGCGCGCTGGGCGACGGCGACGCGGTCACGGTCTGGGGCAGCGGCGAGAAGCTGCCCTTTCCGTCGGCCGCGATGCTCAACGCCTACCAGGTGTTCAATCAGGAGTTCGACGCGGTGCACGACATCGCCGTGGTCCATGCCTTCGCCTGCATCGTGCCGGCCGCGCTCGGCTTCGCGCAGCGCGAGGGCGGCGTTTCGGGCAAGGCCCTGATCGCGGCCGTGGCGCTGGGGCTCGACGTGGCGATCTACATCGCCCTGGCCCAGCGCGCGCCGATGCGTTTCTTCCGCCCCGCCATGTGCGGCGGCCTCGGCGCCACGGCCACGCTGTGCAAGCTGGCCGGCATGGACGCAGAGACCCTGCACGACGCGCTCGGCCTCGCCTACAGCCACCTCTCGGGCACCATGCAGGCGCACAGCGAGGGCTCGCCGGCCGTCGGCCTGCAGGTCGGCCTCAATGCCCGCGCGGCCGTCACCGCCTTCGAACTCGCACGCGCGGGTTTCCCGGGTCCGCGCGACATCCTCGAGGGGCCGTTCGGCTACTTCGCGCTCTACGACTTCGGCCAGGCTCGCTGGAGCGAGGTGGCGGCCGACGTCGGCCAGGTGTTCCAGATCGAGCGCATGAGCCACAAGCCCTATCCCACCGGCCGCGCCACCCATGCCGGCGTCGATGCGGTCGTCGACCTCATGGCCGCGCACGGCTTCGCGGCGGACGACGTGGAGGCCGTGCGCGTGCATGCCTCGGCGCTGATCGCGCGCCTCGTGGGCCGGCCGGCCCGGCGCGGCATGGACTCGGCCAGCGCCAAGCTCAGCATGGGCTTCGTGGTCGCGACGGCCCTGCGCAAGGGCCGCGTCGGCATCGAGGACTTCGACCCGGCCGCGCTGGACGATGCCACCACCTTCGAACTGGCGCGCCGGATCGAGGTGGTGGACGACGGCAATCCGAACCCGAATGCCCTGGGGCCGCAGGCGGTCGAGGTGGTGCTCAAGGATGGCCGCATGCTGCGCCTCGAAGTGCCGCACTTTCTCGGCAGCCCCGGCCGGCCGCTGCCGGCCGCGGACCAGCACGCCAAGTTCATGGCCTGCTGCGCCTCGGCCGTGCCGCCGATGCCGGTGTCGCGCGCCGAAGCGCTGGCCGTGGCGCTGCGCCGGCTCGACGAACTGGAGGATGTGCGCGAGCTCGTGGCGCTGATGACGGTGGCGGGTTGA
- a CDS encoding polysaccharide deacetylase family protein yields MSNPRIPFQLSSERTPLQPLDGGHILVHIVVNVEHWPFDRPMPRTLLTPPHGKETVPDVPNFAWAEYGLRCGLPRMIEALRDRGLRASASLNASVIDSHPGAALAMLEAGWEFIGHGVQQQSLAQLDAHAQAEAVRRSLERIAAFTGTRPRGWLSPGLREAADTPDILAAAGVDHVLDWCLDDLPCWMRTAHRPLMAQPYMLEVNDSVIYAVEKHSSPEMKLRLERTLDVFAREAARHGQPRVLAIGLHPHLMGVPHRFGDFEAMLELLLAHPMVRVVTGSAIHDWYAAQVPAPAALVAPPGDAPFFPMPQ; encoded by the coding sequence ATGAGCAATCCACGCATTCCCTTCCAGCTGTCTTCCGAACGCACGCCGCTGCAGCCGCTCGACGGCGGCCACATCCTCGTTCACATCGTCGTGAACGTGGAGCACTGGCCCTTCGACCGCCCGATGCCGCGCACGCTGCTGACGCCGCCGCACGGCAAGGAGACCGTGCCCGACGTGCCGAACTTCGCCTGGGCCGAGTACGGGCTGCGCTGCGGCCTGCCGCGCATGATCGAGGCCCTGCGCGACCGCGGGCTGCGGGCCTCGGCGAGCCTCAACGCCTCGGTGATCGATTCGCACCCGGGTGCCGCGCTGGCCATGCTGGAGGCCGGCTGGGAATTCATCGGCCACGGGGTGCAGCAGCAGTCGCTCGCGCAACTCGACGCCCACGCGCAGGCGGAGGCGGTGCGCCGGTCACTCGAGCGCATCGCCGCCTTCACCGGCACCCGGCCGCGCGGCTGGCTCTCGCCGGGCCTGCGCGAGGCAGCCGACACGCCCGACATCCTCGCCGCCGCCGGCGTCGACCACGTGCTCGACTGGTGCCTGGACGACCTGCCCTGCTGGATGCGCACCGCGCACCGTCCGCTCATGGCCCAGCCCTACATGCTGGAAGTCAACGACTCGGTGATCTACGCGGTCGAGAAGCATTCGTCGCCAGAGATGAAGCTGCGGCTCGAGCGCACGCTCGACGTGTTCGCGCGCGAGGCGGCCCGCCACGGCCAGCCCCGGGTGCTGGCGATCGGCTTGCACCCGCACCTGATGGGCGTTCCCCATCGCTTCGGCGACTTCGAGGCCATGCTCGAGCTGCTGCTCGCGCACCCGATGGTGCGGGTGGTGACCGGCAGCGCCATCCACGACTGGTACGCCGCGCAGGTTCCCGCGCCGGCTGCGCTCGTCGCCCCGCCCGGCGACGCTCCCTTCTTCCCGATGCCCCAATGA
- a CDS encoding enoyl-CoA hydratase/isomerase family protein, which translates to MSGGHIRTETAAGIGTLVISHASKHNAMTLAMWRQLGDAVTSLAQDDRVRVIVVTGEGDAAFVSGADIGEFAQQRSGADAVAAYDQAVTTAQRALARCPKPTVARIQGICMGGGIGIAAACDLRFASARARFRMPAARIGLGYAYEGMQRLVTLLGAPTTFDLFYTARSIEAPEAMRLGLVNDSIAADAFDAEVASRVALIAQNAPLSLRAAKAAILAALDAPAGPAREAIDALVRQCFASRDYAEGQAAFTERRAPRFEGR; encoded by the coding sequence ATGAGCGGCGGACACATCCGGACCGAGACGGCCGCGGGCATCGGCACGCTCGTGATCAGCCACGCCAGCAAGCACAACGCGATGACGCTGGCCATGTGGCGGCAACTGGGCGACGCGGTGACATCGCTGGCGCAGGACGACCGCGTGCGCGTGATCGTGGTCACCGGCGAAGGCGATGCCGCTTTCGTCTCGGGTGCCGACATCGGCGAGTTCGCCCAGCAGCGCAGCGGCGCCGACGCCGTCGCGGCCTACGACCAGGCCGTGACCACGGCGCAACGGGCACTCGCCCGATGCCCCAAGCCGACGGTGGCCCGCATCCAGGGCATCTGCATGGGCGGCGGCATCGGCATCGCCGCCGCCTGCGACCTGCGCTTCGCCTCGGCGCGGGCGCGCTTCCGGATGCCGGCCGCGCGCATCGGCCTGGGCTATGCCTACGAAGGCATGCAGCGGCTGGTGACGCTGCTGGGCGCGCCCACCACCTTCGACCTGTTCTACACCGCGCGCAGCATCGAGGCCCCCGAGGCGATGCGCCTCGGTCTGGTCAACGACAGCATCGCGGCCGACGCGTTCGATGCCGAGGTGGCTTCGCGCGTGGCACTGATCGCGCAGAATGCGCCGCTGTCCCTGCGTGCCGCGAAGGCCGCGATCCTCGCCGCGCTGGACGCGCCCGCCGGGCCGGCACGCGAAGCGATCGATGCGCTCGTGCGGCAGTGCTTCGCGAGCCGCGACTATGCCGAGGGCCAGGCGGCCTTCACCGAGCGGCGCGCGCCCCGTTTCGAAGGGCGGTGA
- a CDS encoding CoA transferase, translated as MPKINASPALARFRVLDLSRVRAGPTCVRILADFGADVIRIEPPAGVDPNEAMFAADRWGGDFQNLNRNKRSMTLNLKKPEGLEAFMRLVETADVVVENWRPDVKARLGVDYEALRAVNPRIILASISGFGQDGPYAWRPGFDQIIQGMGGLMSVTGFPAQGPVRAGLAVADSGTGIYAATGILIALLERERSGQGQWVHGSLLHTQVALMDFQAARYLNDGDVPAQAGNDHPTSSPMGLFQARDGVFNLGASGEGNWLRLCECLQVPHLKDAPEYATEKLRVEHRGALNDALAALFRERTVQQWVELLNQAGVPAGPVYSIPQVFEDAQVHHLGIAQEVQAGNGRRYRLVSQPITLARTPARIAHAAPAWGEHTTEMLAEIGYTASDIERLQAKAAV; from the coding sequence ATGCCCAAGATCAACGCCTCCCCTGCCCTCGCGCGCTTCAGGGTGCTCGACCTGTCCCGCGTGCGCGCGGGCCCCACCTGCGTGCGCATCCTCGCGGACTTCGGTGCCGACGTGATCCGCATCGAGCCACCCGCGGGCGTCGATCCGAACGAAGCGATGTTCGCGGCCGACCGCTGGGGCGGCGACTTCCAGAACCTCAACCGCAACAAGCGATCGATGACGCTGAACCTCAAGAAGCCCGAGGGCCTCGAGGCCTTCATGCGGCTGGTGGAAACGGCCGACGTGGTGGTGGAGAACTGGCGCCCCGACGTCAAGGCGCGGCTGGGTGTCGACTACGAGGCGCTGCGCGCGGTCAATCCGCGCATCATCCTCGCGAGCATCTCGGGCTTCGGCCAGGACGGACCTTATGCCTGGCGACCGGGCTTCGACCAGATCATCCAGGGCATGGGCGGGCTGATGTCGGTCACGGGCTTCCCGGCCCAGGGCCCCGTTCGCGCCGGCCTCGCGGTGGCCGACTCGGGCACCGGCATCTATGCGGCCACCGGCATCCTGATCGCGCTGCTCGAGCGCGAGCGTTCGGGCCAGGGCCAGTGGGTGCACGGCTCGCTGCTGCACACGCAGGTCGCGCTGATGGACTTCCAGGCCGCGCGCTACCTGAACGACGGCGACGTACCGGCCCAGGCCGGCAACGACCATCCGACGAGCAGCCCGATGGGCCTGTTCCAGGCGCGCGACGGCGTGTTCAACCTCGGCGCCTCGGGCGAAGGCAACTGGCTGCGGTTGTGCGAGTGCCTGCAGGTCCCGCACCTGAAGGACGCACCCGAGTACGCCACCGAGAAGCTGCGCGTCGAACACCGCGGCGCGCTCAACGACGCCCTGGCCGCGCTGTTCAGGGAGCGCACGGTCCAGCAATGGGTCGAGCTGCTGAACCAGGCCGGCGTGCCCGCGGGCCCGGTCTACTCGATCCCGCAAGTCTTCGAGGATGCCCAGGTGCATCACCTCGGCATCGCGCAGGAGGTGCAGGCCGGCAACGGCAGGCGCTACCGGCTGGTGTCGCAGCCGATCACGCTGGCGCGCACGCCGGCGCGCATCGCGCATGCGGCGCCGGCCTGGGGCGAGCACACGACCGAGATGCTGGCCGAGATCGGCTACACGGCCTCCGACATCGAGCGCCTGCAGGCGAAGGCGGCCGTATGA
- a CDS encoding amidase, producing the protein MSEAAIPSIAELRRAIATGRRTVDEALDLQREAFGRGAALHHCVVEHAHASQPVARAPLSGIAMAHKDVFHTGLRAAGQGRPSGSQAGAPPAAASAALQRLAAQGASYLGALAMAEFACGATAENPHFVAPLNPLDPAAAVGGSSSGSAVAVAAGLCRASLGTDTAGSVRIPASTCGVVGFKPGPGAIDARGVSPLAPSLDTVGVIARSVSDAAHVFAALQPDEAPLAQCLASPEGIEQALSRHRPWRVASALDQPDLRDDVAQRLDRFESRATSRAVAWRRIALRGLEPLSCLAQVVLHVEAALTHAHSARHALDSLAPITQAIVLPGWAVPAAWYRHAREARAAWRDAFVAAHLAQADVLLLPSLPRGVPDARAVTTTADGFDPRELVALHRYHAFANYLGLPALSFPVGTDARGRPVCIQALAAPGNEAGLLAFGHQFAATASPLLH; encoded by the coding sequence ATGAGTGAGGCCGCGATCCCCTCCATCGCCGAACTGCGCCGCGCGATCGCCACGGGCCGCCGCACCGTCGACGAGGCGCTGGACCTGCAGCGCGAGGCCTTCGGTCGCGGTGCGGCCCTGCACCACTGCGTGGTCGAACATGCGCACGCCAGCCAGCCGGTCGCGCGAGCGCCGCTGTCCGGCATTGCGATGGCGCACAAGGACGTGTTCCACACCGGCCTGCGCGCCGCGGGACAGGGCCGGCCCTCGGGCAGCCAGGCCGGCGCGCCCCCTGCCGCCGCCTCGGCCGCGTTGCAGCGTCTGGCCGCACAGGGCGCGAGCTACCTCGGCGCGCTGGCCATGGCCGAGTTCGCCTGCGGTGCCACCGCGGAGAACCCGCACTTCGTCGCGCCGCTGAACCCGCTCGACCCGGCCGCGGCCGTCGGCGGCTCGTCGAGCGGCTCGGCCGTTGCGGTGGCGGCCGGCCTGTGCCGCGCCTCGCTGGGCACGGACACCGCGGGGTCGGTGCGCATTCCCGCCTCGACCTGCGGCGTGGTCGGGTTCAAGCCCGGCCCCGGCGCGATCGATGCGCGCGGCGTGTCGCCGCTGGCGCCCTCGCTCGACACCGTCGGGGTGATCGCGCGTTCGGTCTCGGACGCCGCGCACGTGTTCGCTGCACTGCAGCCCGACGAGGCCCCGCTCGCGCAATGCCTCGCCAGCCCGGAAGGCATCGAGCAGGCACTGTCGCGCCACCGGCCGTGGCGCGTCGCCTCCGCGCTGGACCAGCCCGATCTGCGGGACGACGTCGCGCAGCGGCTGGACCGGTTCGAGTCGCGCGCCACCTCGCGCGCCGTGGCGTGGCGCCGCATCGCGCTGCGGGGGCTCGAGCCGCTCTCGTGCCTCGCCCAGGTCGTGCTGCACGTGGAGGCCGCGCTCACGCATGCGCACAGCGCGCGGCACGCGCTCGACTCCCTGGCGCCGATCACGCAGGCCATCGTGCTGCCGGGCTGGGCCGTGCCGGCCGCCTGGTACCGGCACGCCCGCGAGGCACGTGCGGCCTGGCGCGATGCCTTCGTCGCCGCGCACCTGGCGCAGGCCGACGTGCTGCTGCTGCCCTCGCTGCCGCGCGGCGTGCCCGATGCGCGGGCCGTGACCACCACCGCCGACGGCTTCGACCCGCGCGAACTGGTGGCGCTGCACCGCTACCACGCCTTCGCGAACTACCTCGGGCTGCCCGCGCTGTCGTTCCCGGTCGGCACCGACGCGCGCGGCCGGCCGGTCTGCATCCAGGCCCTCGCAGCGCCCGGCAACGAGGCCGGGCTGCTGGCCTTCGGCCACCAGTTCGCCGCCACGGCGAGCCCCCTTCTTCATTGA
- a CDS encoding GntR family transcriptional regulator produces the protein MKTAERIRLAVEESIRDGTLLPGDAVDEQELMKAYEVSRTPVREALLQLQAQGLVESLPRGGMVVAKMDMTQLLAMWELLAELEGLCVRLACERMTAEERLELARSHERAAATVKKEDVKAWQEHNRRFHEALYQGARNPYLRQEILRMRSQTGAYRRHAFAAFGRLRSSWEQHAKLLEAIQQRDARAAAELMVAHMSPGQGSTNFASFMAALPKELLN, from the coding sequence ATGAAGACTGCTGAACGCATACGGCTCGCGGTGGAGGAGTCCATCCGCGATGGCACGCTGCTGCCCGGCGATGCGGTGGACGAGCAGGAACTGATGAAGGCCTACGAGGTCTCGCGCACGCCAGTGCGCGAGGCACTGCTGCAGCTGCAGGCCCAGGGCCTGGTGGAAAGCCTGCCGCGCGGCGGCATGGTGGTCGCGAAGATGGACATGACCCAGCTGCTGGCGATGTGGGAACTGCTGGCCGAGCTCGAGGGCCTGTGCGTGCGGCTGGCCTGCGAGCGCATGACGGCGGAGGAACGCCTCGAGCTCGCGCGCTCGCACGAACGCGCGGCCGCCACCGTGAAGAAGGAGGACGTGAAGGCCTGGCAGGAGCACAACCGGCGCTTCCACGAGGCGCTCTACCAGGGTGCGCGCAATCCCTATCTGCGCCAGGAGATCCTGCGCATGCGCTCGCAGACCGGTGCCTACCGGCGCCACGCCTTCGCCGCGTTCGGCCGGCTCAGGTCCTCATGGGAGCAGCACGCGAAGCTGCTCGAGGCGATTCAGCAGCGCGATGCCAGGGCGGCCGCCGAGCTGATGGTCGCGCACATGAGCCCGGGCCAGGGATCGACCAACTTCGCATCGTTCATGGCGGCGCTGCCGAAGGAGCTGCTGAATTGA
- a CDS encoding LysR family transcriptional regulator yields MDRYAAMQYFCRVVEQGSLAAGARSLNLSNSVVTKAIQSLETWTDCRLLARTTRSMQLTEAGERFYGFCQRMLEDTERTLSDVRSASRGLTGRLVVAAPVSLTLSHLHVHLHAFQAQHPGIELEMRLNDRPVDLVREGVDVALRGQARLEDSSLVAVPLMDLSRVVCAAPAYWERHGRPATPAELSTHDCLQYLLGDDVGEWAFDGPGGPMRVRVKGSFRADNSLLLIDAMQRGVGLGLVPTVMVQEALADGRLQAALEDWVAPPRRLFAVYPTREHLMRKVHAFVAFLKQRLPPLNSAAPSAAPP; encoded by the coding sequence ATGGACCGCTATGCCGCCATGCAGTACTTTTGCCGGGTCGTCGAGCAGGGCAGCCTCGCCGCCGGCGCACGCTCGCTCAACCTCTCGAACTCGGTCGTGACCAAGGCCATCCAGTCGCTGGAGACCTGGACCGACTGCCGCCTGCTCGCGCGCACCACGCGCAGCATGCAGCTCACGGAAGCGGGCGAGCGCTTCTATGGCTTCTGCCAGCGCATGCTCGAGGACACCGAGCGCACGCTGAGCGACGTGCGCTCGGCGAGCCGCGGGCTGACGGGCCGGCTGGTCGTGGCGGCGCCGGTCTCGCTCACGCTCTCGCACCTGCATGTGCATCTGCATGCGTTCCAGGCGCAGCACCCGGGCATCGAGCTCGAGATGCGGCTGAACGACCGGCCGGTCGATCTGGTGCGCGAGGGCGTCGACGTGGCGCTGCGCGGCCAGGCGCGCCTCGAGGACTCGAGCCTGGTCGCGGTGCCGCTGATGGACCTGTCGCGCGTCGTGTGCGCGGCACCGGCCTACTGGGAACGCCATGGCCGGCCCGCGACGCCCGCCGAGCTGTCGACGCACGACTGCCTGCAGTACCTGCTGGGCGACGACGTCGGCGAATGGGCATTCGACGGGCCCGGCGGCCCCATGCGCGTGCGCGTGAAGGGCAGCTTTCGCGCCGACAACAGCCTGCTGCTGATCGATGCGATGCAGCGCGGCGTCGGGCTGGGCCTGGTGCCTACCGTGATGGTGCAGGAGGCACTCGCCGATGGCCGCCTGCAGGCCGCGCTCGAGGACTGGGTTGCGCCGCCGCGCCGCCTGTTCGCGGTCTATCCGACGCGCGAGCACCTGATGCGCAAGGTGCACGCGTTCGTCGCCTTCCTCAAGCAGCGGCTGCCGCCGCTCAATTCAGCAGCTCCTTCGGCAGCGCCGCCATGA